The region ATCCAATTAATGGCACTTTTAATGGTTACTAAAAATACTACAGCAAAAAGGATTATGGTCGCGATTTCATTCCAAATTCGAAGTTGAAAAGCAGAATATTTAATAATATCTTTCTGCAATTGAGCATAAATTATTTGACAAGAATAATGAAATAAATACAATGCTAAAACAAAGGCTAGTTTTACCAACATCCAGGGTTCTGATAAATAATAAGGATTTTCAAACAACATCCAAAAAGCAAAAAAACTTGCCAAAATTGCGGAAGGCCATGTAATAATATACCAAAGCCTTTTGCTCATTAATTTATATTGCGTCTGTAAAATTTCTTTTGCAGGT is a window of Polaribacter litorisediminis DNA encoding:
- a CDS encoding CopD family protein, whose product is MSFYYVKALHIIFVVTWFAGLFYIPRLFIYHIEAEKKPEPAKEILQTQYKLMSKRLWYIITWPSAILASFFAFWMLFENPYYLSEPWMLVKLAFVLALYLFHYSCQIIYAQLQKDIIKYSAFQLRIWNEIATIILFAVVFLVTIKSAINWIWGVVGIILFGILLMLGIKLYKKIREKRSWEKSENIILKKDKNNVD